A genomic window from Maylandia zebra isolate NMK-2024a linkage group LG20, Mzebra_GT3a, whole genome shotgun sequence includes:
- the lrtm1 gene encoding leucine-rich repeat and transmembrane domain-containing protein 1 translates to MQVAQRRLAEMRAILVCAVLSLLSLSHACPKECSCNSNTKAVDCRGRGLYDIPRRLHPDTQELYLQDNRIRGLGSMAFREIPLVRILDISNNSITTISPTALLGLRMLQRLSLAHNNLRELDKRLLGPIRSLSHLDLSHNSLWGLPGAMGDSLRNLSHLGLAHNRLTRLDRSLLEALTHLDSLALRSNPWRCDCQLIGLKLWLETYLFKGGVVDEVLCSQPEEMKDRDLQKIPYQLFHVCMTTSYHYLFANIHHLESERLLQSHTHGNHAHPSSHALHVPMAMGEGFGGGGGGGMAECETKQKPRPVNLRHAIATVIITGVVCGIVCLMMLAAAVYGCAYAAIMAKYQRELKKNEELAAAQGADHATADEKEPLENAIA, encoded by the exons ATGCAAGTGGCCCAAAGACGACTGGCAGAAATGAGAG CGATACTGGTGTGTGCTGTCCTCTCACTCCTGTCTTTGTCACATGCCTGTCCGAAGGAGTGTAGCTGCAACAGCAACACCAAAGCAGTAGACTGCCGGGGTCGAGGACTGTATGACATCCCGCGACGACTGCATCCAGACACCCAGGAATTATACCTTCAAGATAATCGCATCAGGGGGCTTGGATCAATGGCTTTCAGGGAAATACCCCTTGTTCGCATTCTCGATATATCTAATAACTCTATAACAACAATTTCGCCGACTGCTCTGCTTGGGCTGAGAATGCTGCAGCGACTCAGCCTGGCTCACAACAACCTGAGGGAGCTCGACAAGCGGCTGCTTGGACCTATCCGCTCACTTTCACACCTTGACCTCTCACACAACAG CCTGTGGGGTTTGCCGGGAGCCATGGGGGACAGTTTGAGGAACCTCAGCCACCTGGGGCTAGCACACAACAGGCTGACACGATTAGATCGTTCCCTGTTGGAGGCCCTGACACACCTGGACAGCCTTGCACTACGCAGCAACCCCTGGAGGTGTGACTGCCAACTTATAGGCCTCAAACTCTGGCTGGAGACCTACCTCTTTAAAG GTGGAGTGGTGGATGAAGTGCTTTGCTCCCAACCAGAAGAAATGAAGGACAGAGACCTGCAGAAGATCCCTTACCAGCTCTTCCATGTCTGTATGACTACAAGCTACCATTACCTATTTGCCAACATACACCACCTTGAGTCTGAGAGACTACTACAAAGTCACACCCATGGCAACCACGCTCATCCTTCTAGCCATGCTCTCCACGTCCCCATGGCGATGGGGGAGGGAtttggtggtggaggtggaggtggcaTGGCAGAGTGCGAAACTAAGCAGAAGCCACGGCCCGTCAACCTGCGGCACGCTATTGCCACAGTGATCATCACCGGTGTAGTGTGTGGGATCGTGTGTCTGATGATGCTGGCTGCCGCGGTGTACGGATGCGCCTACGCCGCTATCATGGCCAAATATCAGCGGGAGTTAAAGAAGAATGAGGAACTAGCGGCAGCGCAGGGTGCAGATCACGCCACAGCAGATGAGAAGGAACCACTGGAGAACGCCATCGCCTAG